The Gadus chalcogrammus isolate NIFS_2021 chromosome 10, NIFS_Gcha_1.0, whole genome shotgun sequence genome contains a region encoding:
- the sox3 gene encoding transcription factor Sox-3, which translates to MYNMMETELKTPLPQSNSGSAGSKNNSANDQDRVKRPMNAFMVWSRGQRRKMAQENPKMHNSEISKRLGADWKLLTDAEKRPFIDEAKRLRAMHMKEHPDYKYRPRRKTKTLLKKDKYSLPGGLLAPGSNVVNNAVSVGQRMDSYAHMNGWTNSAYSLMQDQLAYPQHHSMNSPQIQQMHRYEMAGLQYPMMSSAQSYMNAASTYSMSPAYTQQGSGAMGLGSMSGVCKTEPSSPPPAITSHSQRACLGDLRDMISMYLPPGGDSSAEHSSLQGSRLHSVHPHYQTAGTGVNGTLPLTHI; encoded by the coding sequence atgtataacatgATGGAAACCGAGCTGAAGACCCCGCTGCCGCAGTCCAACTCGGGCTCCGCGGGCTCCAAGAACAACAGTGCCAACGACCAGGACCGGGTGAAGCGACCCATGAACGCTTTCATGGTGTGGTCCCGCGGGCAGCGCAGAAAGATGGCGCAGGAGAACCCCAAAATGCACAACTCGGAGATCAGCAAGCGCCTCGGAGCCGACTGGAAACTTTTGACGGACGCCGAGAAGAGGCCGTTCATCGACGAGGCCAAGCGCCTGCGCGCCATGCACATGAAGGAGCATCCGGATTACAAATACCGTCCCCGCAGGAAGACCAAGACCCTGCTCAAGAAAGACAAGTATTCTTTGCCCGGGGGGCTCCTGGCGCCCGGCTCCAACGTGGTCAACAACGCCGTGTCGGTGGGCCAGCGCATGGACAGTTACGCGCACATGAACGGCTGGACGAACAGTGCGTACTCCCTCATGCAGGACCAGCTGGCCTACCCGCAGCACCACAGCATGAACAGCCCGCAGATCCAGCAGATGCACCGCTACGAGATGGCCGGACTCCAGTACCCCATGATGTCCTCAGCCCAGAGCTACATGAACGCGGCGTCCACGTACAGCATGTCCCCGGCGTACACGCAGCAGGGCTCCGGCGCCATGGGCCTTGGCTCCATGTCGGGCGTGTGCAAGACGGAGCCCAGCTCCCCGCCGCCGGCCATCACGTCCCACTCTCAGCGGGCGTGTTTGGGGGACCTGAGGGACATGATCAGCATGTACCTGCCGCCCGGCGGAGACAGCAGCGCGGAGCACTCCTCCCTGCAGGGTAGCCGGTTACACAGCGTACACCCGCACTACCAGACGGCCGGCACGGGAGTCAACGGGACGCTACCGCTGACCCACATCTGA
- the p2ry4 gene encoding P2Y purinoceptor 4, with the protein MDDVFNTQEGLNRSTLFSTHFNSNCRFDEEFKYILLPVSYSLVFVFGFLLNSMALWVFITKMRPWNTNTVFMFHLSLSDFLYVLSLPTLIYYYANRSHWPFGLFACKSVRFLFYANLYCSILLLTCISVHRYFGICHPIKALRLVKPRHAHLVCGLVWLAVTICLVPNFMFVTTSRRDNDTICHDTTSHGFFDQYVDYSSVVMVLLFGVPFLVIVVCYCLMARALCRPKKGLSQSRQGSSSRQKSIRMIVVVLAVFALCFVPFHVTRTLYYAARVLHLDCSLLNIINFAYKITRPLASVNSCIDPVLYFLAGDKYRSKLLSALTGNRRVISSIPSEGHAATRRNNNNNKANPAIPLALKDTDSKPSGDG; encoded by the coding sequence ATGGATGATGTTTTCAACACCCAAGAAGGACTGAACCGGTCTACGTTATTCAGCACACACTTTAACTCTAATTGCCGCTTTGATGAGGAGTTTAAATACATTCTGCTGCCAGTGTCATAcagccttgtgtttgtgttcggctTTCTGCTGAACTCCATGGCCCTGTGGGTGTTCATCACCAAGATGCGCCCGTGGAACACCAACACGGTGTTCATGTTCCACCTGTCGCTCTCCGACTTCCTGTACGTCCTGTCCCTGCCCACGCTCATCTACTACTACGCCAACCGCAGCCACTGGCCCTTCGGCCTGTTTGCCTGCAAGAGCGTCCGCTTCCTCTTCTACGCCAACCTCTACTGCAGCATCCTCCTGCTCACCTGCATCAGCGTGCACCGTTACTTCGGCATCTGCCACCCTATCAAAGCGCTGCGGCTGGTGAAGCCGCGCCACGCCCACCTGGTGTGCGGCCTGGTGTGGCTGGCGGTGACCATCTGCCTGGTGCCCAACTTCATGTTCGTGACCACCTCGCGGCGCGACAACGACACTATTTGCCACGACACCACCAGCCACGGGTTCTTCGACCAGTACGTGGACTACAGCTCGGTGGTCATGGTGCTCCTCTTCGGCGTGCCCTTCCTGGTCATCGTGGTGTGCTACTGCCTGATGGCCCGGGCGCTGTGCCGGCCCAAGAAGGGGCTGTCCCAGAGCCGGCAGGGATCCTCGTCGCGGCAGAAGTCCATCAGGATGATCGTGGTGGTGCTGGCGGTGTTCGCCCTGTGCTTCGTGCCGTTCCACGTCACGCGCACGCTGTACTACGCGGCGCGCGTGCTGCACCTGGACTGCAGCCTGCTGAACATCATCAACTTCGCCTACAAGATCACCCGGCCGCTGGCCAGCGTCAACAGCTGCATCGACCCCGTCCTGTACTTCCTGGCCGGCGACAAGTACCGCTCCAAGCTGTTGTCTGCCCTCACGGGGAACAGAAGGGTGATCAGCTCCATTCCCTCCGAGGGACACGCCGCGACCAgacgcaacaacaacaacaacaaggccaACCCGGCCATCCCGCTGGCCTTGAAGGACACTGACTCCAAACCCAGTGGAGATGGATAG